CAACCCGGCAACGACCAGCCCCGGCTGTTCCGCCTCCCGCAGGACGAAGCCCTGATCAACCGCATGGGTTTCAATAACGAAGGCGTGCGCGCCGCGGCGAAAAGGCTGCAAAAACGCAAATCCAATATCATCGTTGGCGGTAACATCGGTAAAAACAAACTGACGCCCAACGAAGAAGCCGTGAGCGATTACGAAAAATGCTTCCATGCGCTGTTCGACGTGGTGGATTATTTCGTGGTGAACGTCAGCTCCCCCAATACACCCGGCCTCCGCGCCCTCCAGGAAAAGGAGCCCCTCAAACAGCTGCTGCACCATTTGCAGATGCTGAATAACCAGCAATCAAAACCCAAGCCCATCCTCCTGAAAATAGCACCAGACCTCACCACCGAACAACTCGACGATATCATCGAGATCGTCCGGGAAACGGAGCTGGCAGGATTGGTAGCCACCAATACCACTATCAGCCGCGAAGGATTAACGACCCCGCAAAGCGAACTGGACCGGATCGGCATGGGCGGGCTGAGCGGGCGCCCCATGCGGGAGCGCGCCACGGAAGTCATCCGTTACATCTCGCAAAAATCCGGCGGCACCATTCCCATTATCGCCGTGGGCGGTATCTTCACCGCCGCCGACGCCCAGGAAAAACTCGACGCCGGCGCCAGCCTCGTGCAGGTGTACACCGGATTCATATACGAAGGGCCTACCATCGTGAAGAAAATCTGTCAGGGATTATCTACTCAACCATAGCAAATGTTAGCACTTCAAGAATTACTAACCGTTGATTCCCTTATCAGTCTGCTCACCCTCACC
Above is a genomic segment from Chitinophaga pollutisoli containing:
- a CDS encoding quinone-dependent dihydroorotate dehydrogenase, translated to MHGLKVVNALPFGKNVLDGICRPKNNGLERKLWGLTFANPVGLAAGFDKDARFIDELAHLGFGFVEIGTVTPLPQPGNDQPRLFRLPQDEALINRMGFNNEGVRAAAKRLQKRKSNIIVGGNIGKNKLTPNEEAVSDYEKCFHALFDVVDYFVVNVSSPNTPGLRALQEKEPLKQLLHHLQMLNNQQSKPKPILLKIAPDLTTEQLDDIIEIVRETELAGLVATNTTISREGLTTPQSELDRIGMGGLSGRPMRERATEVIRYISQKSGGTIPIIAVGGIFTAADAQEKLDAGASLVQVYTGFIYEGPTIVKKICQGLSTQP